In one Hevea brasiliensis isolate MT/VB/25A 57/8 unplaced genomic scaffold, ASM3005281v1 Scaf299, whole genome shotgun sequence genomic region, the following are encoded:
- the LOC110639217 gene encoding hydroxyacylglutathione hydrolase 2, mitochondrial translates to MQMISKASCAMASLPCSRARSGLCVWPGARQLCLRKGLLYGFMHLLYLPFKTLRGASRTLRVAEFCSVSNMSSSLQIELVPCLGDNYAYLLHDVDTGTVGVVDPTEAVPIIDALSRKNRNLTYILNTHHHHDHTGGNEELKARYGAKVIGPGIDRDRIPGIDIVLNDGDKWMFAGHEVVVMETPGHTRGHISFYFPGSGAIFTGDTLFSLSCGKLLEGTPEQMHSSLRKITSLPDDTNIYCGHEYTLRNSKFALSIEPNNKALHSYAAHVAHLRSKNLPTIPTVLKVEKACNPFLRTSSTEIRQSLKIPATANDAEALDIICQAKDSF, encoded by the exons ATGCAAATGATCTCTAAAGCATCTTGTGCTATGGCCTCCCTTCCTTGCTCAAGG GCGAGGAGTGGGCTTTGTGTATGGCCAGGTGCAAGACAGCTTTGCCTTAGAAAAGGCCTCTTGTATGGATTCATGCACttactgtatttgccatttaagacctTGCGTGGAGCTAGTAGAACACTTAGAGTTGCTGAATTTTGCAGTGTTTCCAATATGTCTTCCTCATTACAAATTGAATTG GTGCCATGTCTTGGGGATAACTATGCATATCTTTTACATGATGTGGATACCGGCACAGTTGGAGTTGTTGATCCCACTGAAGCTGTACCAATTATAGATGCTCTAAGTAGGAAAAACCGAAATTTGACCTATATACTGAATACTCATCATCATCATGATCACACTGGTGGGAATGAAGAGTTGAAAGCAAGGTACGGTGCAAAG GTAATTGGTCCAGGAATTGACAGAGACAGAATTCCTGGCATTGATATAGTTCTGAATGATGGGGATAAATGGATGTTTGCAGGGCATGAGGTGGTTGTAATGGAAACTCCTGGCCATACTCGAG GCCACATTAGTTTCTACTTTCCTGGATCAGGGGCGATTTTCACAGGAGACACTTTGTTTAGCTTATCATGTGGCAAGCTTTTGGAAGGAACACCTGAGCAG ATGCATTCTTCCCTGAGAAAAATCACGTCTTTGCCAGATGATACAAATATATATTGCGGCCATGAATATACATTG CGTAATTCAAAGTTTGCATTGTCTATAGAACCCAATAATAAGGCACTCCATTCCTATGCAGCCCATGTGGCCCATCTTCGCAGCAAGAATTTGCCAACA ATTCCAACTGTGCTGAAGGTTGAGAAGGCTTGCAATCCATTCCTTCGCACTTCAAGTACAGAAATCCGGCAGTCATTAAAGATTCCAGCGACGGCAAATGATGCAGAAGCCTTAGACATCATTTGTCAAGCAAAGGATAGTTTTTAA
- the LOC110639221 gene encoding uncharacterized protein LOC110639221 translates to MFAFSSSRLSLNKIVSPFVSNAQLGILPFHSLFVIRSFSSGLSFNLNDHTVTVSFLMNSCGLTLKSAQSVSKKICFNTLERPDSVLRLLREHGFTNSHISKIVKIRPNVLLRHPERTILPKLEFLCSIGVSRSDLSVIVSRNPELLNRSIKQNLIPQYHILKSILASDEKVIKCLKRSLKSSIVQSQNDFFANLSLLRDLGIPQSSISLLFTCNPFIVCLKAFNFAEGVKKVIKTGFDPSAFVRALQVLLGMTQKTWEHKIEVFRRWGLSEDEISSIFRKNPSCMALSEKNIMCSMNFLVGKIGWQPAAVARVPVVLCYGLETWIMPRCSVIRVLLLKGLIKADVPLSTALNSSKKNFLKRFVIKYQDQVPQLLDIFQGKMEVTELGFGFDDKSVILD, encoded by the coding sequence ATGTTTGCTTTTTCCAGTTCAAGACTGTCTTTGAATAAGATTGTTTCTCCCTTTGTCTCAAATGCCCAACTGGGTATTCTTCCCTTTCACTCATTATTCGTAATCAGATCCTTTTCATCTGGGCTAtcttttaatttgaatgaccACACAGTTACAGTTTCCTTTCTCATGAATTCATGTGGATTAACCCTAAAATCTGCTCAATCTGTGTCTAAAAAGATATGTTTTAATACCCTTGAAAGACCAGACTCAGTACTTAGGCTTCTCAGGGAACATGGATTCACCAATTCCCACATCTCCAAAATTGTTAAGATCAGGCCCAATGTGCTTTTACGACATCCTGAAAGGACAATTTTACCCAAACTTGAGTTTCTATGTTCTATAGGGGTTTCAAGATCAGACCTTTCCGTAATTGTTTCTCGGAACCCAGAGTTGTTGAATCGAAGTATTAAGCAAAATCTGATCCCACAATATCATATCCTCAAAAGTATACTCGCTTCTGATGAGAAAGTAATTAAATGTTTGAAACGCTCGTTAAAATCTTCTATAGTGCAATCGCAGAACGACTTTTTTGCCAATTTATCACTTTTAAGAGATCTGGGAATTCCTCAATCTTCCATCTCTCTCTTGTTCACCTGTAATCCCTTTATTGTGTGCCTAAAAGCTTTCAATTTTGCTGAAGGGGTTAAGAAAGTTATTAAGACAGGATTTGATCCATCTGCATTTGTTCGGGCACTCCAAGTTTTGCTTGGAATGACGCAGAAAACATGGGAACACAAAATTGAGGTTTTTAGGAGGTGGGGTTTATCTGAAGATGAGATATCATCGATTTTCAGAAAGAATCCCTCGTGTATGGCTCTGTCTGAGAAGAATATTATGTGCAGCATGAATTTTCTTGTGGGCAAGATTGGTTGGCAGCCTGCTGCTGTTGCTAGAGTTCCAGTTGTTCTGTGCTATGGTTTGGAGACATGGATTATGCCTAGATGTTCAGTCATAAGAGTTTTGCTTTTGAAGGGTTTGATCAAGGCAGATGTACCTCTATCCACAGCCTTGAATAGTAGTAAAAAGAACTTCTTGAAAAGGTTTGTGATCAAGTATCAGGATCAGGTGCCTCAATTATTGGATATCTTTCAAGGAAAAATGGAGGTTACAGAACTTGGATTTGGTTTTGATGATAAATCTGTAATTCTGGATTAG